In Cydia fagiglandana chromosome 16, ilCydFagi1.1, whole genome shotgun sequence, the following are encoded in one genomic region:
- the LOC134672212 gene encoding uncharacterized protein LOC134672212 — protein sequence MKVVLMLCILALAAARPDEGYSTRYDNFDAQELVDNVRLLKSYGNCFLDKGPCTAEGSDFKKLIPEALKTSCAKCSPKQRHLIRIVTKGFQEKLPELWKELAAKEDPNNEYHDAFNKFLNESDYLNMQLFVVLSVIAAVAFARPDGDYYDSKYDNFDVQTLTGNQRLMKAYTMCLLSKGSCTAEGASFKKILPEAVATTCGKCTPKQRQIVRTVIRALQKQLPNEWEQLVQLHDPEGKYKESFGKFLASTD from the exons ATGAAGGTAGTACTAATGTTGTGCATACTGGCGCTGGCAGCGGCGCGCCCTGACGAGGGTTACAGCACTCGATATGACAACTTCGATGCACAAGAGCTGGTCGATAACGTGCGTCTACTGAAGAGCTACGGCAACTGCTTCTTAGACAAGGGGCCCTGCACGGCTGAGGGGAGCGACTTCAAGA AACTCATCCCTGAAGCCCTAAAGACGAGCTGCGCAAAATGCTCGCCGAAGCAACGCCACCTCATCCGCATTGTGACCAAGGGTTTCCAGGAAAAGCTGCCTGAGCTGTGGAAGGAACTGGCCGCCAAGGAAGACCCCAACAACGAGTACCATGACGCCTTCAACAAATTCCTCAACGAATCTGAC TACCTAAACATGCAGCTGTTCGTAGTCCTCTCCGTGATAGCGGCGGTGGCGTTCGCGCGTCCTGATGGCGATTACTACGACTCCAAATACGACAACTTTGACGTGCAGACGTTGACTGGGAACCAACGCCTGATGAAGGCGTATACGATGTGTCTGCTCAGCAAGGGCAGCTGCACCGCCGAAGGAGCCAGTTTTAAGA AGATCCTCCCCGAGGCCGTAGCGACGACCTGCGGCAAGTGCACCCCCAAGCAGCGCCAGATCGTCCGCACCGTCATCAGAGCCCTCCAGAAGCAGCTGCCCAACGAGTGGGAGCAGCTGGTCCAGCTCCATGACCCTGAGGGCAAGTACAAAGAGTCCTTTGGCAAGTTCCTGGCTTCAACAGACTAG
- the LOC134671856 gene encoding uncharacterized protein LOC134671856 — protein sequence MTQYIAGLIFALVLAAFMVVWFAYCMFVRERHKDEHHYNISDIIKRNTILSELEACETTEEKKSGSGMVAGVFILPSRHKHKEKEKEDKDGYDKRPDYPESPVPLQLSTEKLVELLNDGEKDDFYKDGTLEIGSNATYISDV from the exons ATGACCCAGTACATCGCTGGCTTGATCTTTGCGCTAGTCCTG GCCGCTTTTATGGTCGTCTGGTTTGCTTACTGCATGTTCGTAAGGGAACGGCATAAGGACGAGCATCATTACAACATTTCGGATATAATAAAGAGGAATACGATACTATCAGAGCTTGAAGCTTGCGAGACGACAGAAGAGAAGAAGAGTGGGAGTGGGATGGTAGCTGGTGTATTTATTCTTCCGTCGCGGCATAAGCATAAGGAAAAGGAGAAGGAAGATAAAGATGGTTACGACAAAAGGCCAGATTATCCGGAGAGTCCAGTGCCTTTACAACTAAGTACGGAGAAGCTAGTGGAATTGTTAAACGACGGTGAGAAAGATGACTTTTATAAGGACGGCACGCTTGAGATAGGCTCTAATGCGACTTATATTAGTGATGTTTAG
- the LOC134671871 gene encoding uncharacterized protein LOC134671871: MDYRLTILVCIVFFALVSASPVREKRDIMESMKGAWNDMVKTLSDASDAVVHVFKPTERSIVNKMADGMKDLTN; the protein is encoded by the exons ATGGATTACCGATTAACAATCTTGGTGTGCATT GTCTTCTTCGCTCTCGTGTCGGCCTCGCCCGTCCGAGAGAAGCGCGACATCATGGAGTCGATGAAAGGCGCTTGGAACGACATGGTGAAGACGCTGAGCGACGCTAGCGACGCCGTCGTGCACGTCTTCAAGCCCACCGAACGCAGCATTGTCAACAAAATGGCCGACGGGATGAAAGATCTTACCAACTGA